The genomic DNA TGTTGGATGATCATATCCTAACCCAGTAAGTGCCCTTACAATTTCCTTACTTAATTTATAATCAGAAAAACTTTTTTTACTCATATATTAACCTCATTTTATTATGTATTATTTTCTTTTTTATCTTTTGTATACGTTACTATTACCCTACTTATTATACTTGAAACCTTACATAAAAAGGTGGTTCATACCAGATTCCTCTTTTTATATAGAAATAAACCTTATCATTTCATATATTGTTCAACTAATTGATAACATCTTTTTCTCGTATTGTTAGCATTGACTCTTTCATGGTATCCTCCATCCCACTCCAAAAAAATAAAAAGAATACATACAACCTTATATAATTATCTCAATTTTTCAATCTTTACCATAAACGAACAATATAAATAAAAATACATTTTAAATTCGTTTTTAACGTTATTTTTCAGATGTAACATCTAGTTTTTCAAAAAATGTTAAGAAATCCTTTGACTTCTTAATAAAAATAATGTAAATTATCCTATGGACGAACATTTTTGATTAATAAAAATAAAATATTCGTATTTTAGGGGTGTAAATGATGGAAAACGTATTCGACTATGAAGATATTCAATTAATTCCTGCAAAATGTATTGTAAATAGCCGCTCTGAATGTGATACAACTGTCACTTTAGGAAAACATAAATTTAAATTACCTGTCGTGCCTGCAAATATGCAAACGATTATTGATGAAAGAATCGCAACTTATTTAGCTGAAAACAATTACTTCTATATCATGCATCGTTTCCAACCAGAGAAACGAATCTCATTCATTAGAGATATGCAATCACGTGGATTAATCGCTTCTATCAGCGTTGGTGTAAAAGAGGACGAATATGAATTCGTACAACAATTAGCTGCTGAGCAAATTACACCTGAATATATCACGATTGATATCGCACACGGTCATTCTAATGCTGTGATCAACATGATTCAACATATAAAAAAACATTTACCAGAGAGCTTCGTTATCGCTGGAAACGTTGGAACTCCAGAAGCGGTAAGAGAATTAGAAAATGCTGGTGCTGATGCAACAAAAGTTGGTATTGGACCTGGTAAAGTTTGTATTACTAAAATTAAAACAGGCTTCGGAACTGGTGGTTGGCAGCTAGCTGCACTTCGCTGGTGTGCAAAAGCTGCAAGTAAGCCAATTATCGCTGATGGTGGTATTCGTACACACGGCGACGTAGCTAAATCTATTCGATTTGGGGCAACTATGGTCATGATCGGTTCTCTATTCGCTGGTCACGAAGAGTCTCCAGGGGAAACAATCGAAAGAGATGGCAAACTTTATAAAGAATACTTCGGTTCTGCTTCTGAATTCCAAAAGGGTGAGAAGAAAAACGTTGAAGGTAAGAAAATGTTCGTTGAGCATAAAGGTTCTTTAGAAGATACGTTAATCGAAATGGAACAAGATCTTCAATCTTCTATCTCTTACGCTGGCGGAACAAAATTAGATGCTATTCGTACTGTAGATTATGTTGTCGTGAAAAACTCGATTTTCAACGGCGATAAAGTATATTAATTCTTAAATTTAAAAAGAAGGACAAGCATAAAAGTGCTTGTCCTTCTTTTTAATATATAAAAACATAAAATATTTTTATTTTACTGAATTTTCTAGTATCATGTTTTTAAATAGTCTTAATGAGGAGGAGATAGACTTGAAAAATGTAATGGAAAATCGCCTTAATCGCGCAGAGGTGCCTGCTGAACTAACATGGGATTTATCCGATTTGTATAATTCTGATGCCGAATGGCATACCGCATTAAACGTATTAGAAAATGATATACAGAAACTTGATACATTTAAAGGACGTTTACATACCAACTCCACAACTTTATTAAATTGCCTACTTTTAGAAGAAGAGCTTTTAATGAAGTTAACAAAACTGTATTCATATGCAAATTTAAAAGAATCTACTGATCGTACAAATCCAGTTATTCAAGCGAACTCTTCCAAAATTTCTGCTTTATGGACGAAAGTACATACTGCACTATCCTTTATCCATAATGAAATTCTCTCACTTGAAGAAGGAACAATTGAAAAATATTTAACTGACGAAACAAAACTTGAACCTTTCCGTAAGTCGTTACTAGAGATACTCAAAAAAAGGCAGCACACTCTCTCTCCTGAAACAGAAGAAGCACTTGCTGCACTTGGCGAAGTTCATAGTTCTCCATACAAAATTTACGGCATGACTAAATTGGCCGATATGGATTTCACTTCTATACAAGACGAACAAGGAAACGAACTCCCTGTTTCATTCTCATTATTTGAAAGCAAATATGAATTTTCTCCAAGCACATATATACGTCGAAAAGCATATTCATCATTTGTTTCCACACTAAAACAATATAAAAATACAATTGCCACAACATATGCTACTGAAGTTAAAAAACAAGTAACACTTTCTCGTTTACGTAAATATGAATCCGTTACCCATATGCTATTAGAACCACAAAGAGTTCCACTTGAAATGTATAACAACCAACTTGATATTATTTATAAAGAATTAGCACCTCATATGCGCCGTTTTGCAGAGTTAAAAAAGAAAGTATTAGGACTCGATCAAATGCTTTTCTGCGACTTACATGCACCTTTAGATCCCGAATTTAATCCAGCTATTACTTATGAAGAAGCAGGCACGCTCATTCAAGATTCTTTAAAAGTATTAGGCGATGAATATAGTTCAATAATCCAAAAAGGATTCAAAGAAAGATGGGTAGATCTTGCAGATAACGTAGGCAAATCAACCGGGGCATTTTGCTCAAGTCCATACGGCTCTCATCCCTATATTTTAATTACATGGCAAAATACGAT from Bacillus cereus G9842 includes the following:
- the guaC gene encoding GMP reductase; translation: MENVFDYEDIQLIPAKCIVNSRSECDTTVTLGKHKFKLPVVPANMQTIIDERIATYLAENNYFYIMHRFQPEKRISFIRDMQSRGLIASISVGVKEDEYEFVQQLAAEQITPEYITIDIAHGHSNAVINMIQHIKKHLPESFVIAGNVGTPEAVRELENAGADATKVGIGPGKVCITKIKTGFGTGGWQLAALRWCAKAASKPIIADGGIRTHGDVAKSIRFGATMVMIGSLFAGHEESPGETIERDGKLYKEYFGSASEFQKGEKKNVEGKKMFVEHKGSLEDTLIEMEQDLQSSISYAGGTKLDAIRTVDYVVVKNSIFNGDKVY
- the pepF gene encoding oligoendopeptidase F, with protein sequence MKNVMENRLNRAEVPAELTWDLSDLYNSDAEWHTALNVLENDIQKLDTFKGRLHTNSTTLLNCLLLEEELLMKLTKLYSYANLKESTDRTNPVIQANSSKISALWTKVHTALSFIHNEILSLEEGTIEKYLTDETKLEPFRKSLLEILKKRQHTLSPETEEALAALGEVHSSPYKIYGMTKLADMDFTSIQDEQGNELPVSFSLFESKYEFSPSTYIRRKAYSSFVSTLKQYKNTIATTYATEVKKQVTLSRLRKYESVTHMLLEPQRVPLEMYNNQLDIIYKELAPHMRRFAELKKKVLGLDQMLFCDLHAPLDPEFNPAITYEEAGTLIQDSLKVLGDEYSSIIQKGFKERWVDLADNVGKSTGAFCSSPYGSHPYILITWQNTMRGCFTLAHEFGHAGHFYLANKNQRIMNVRPSMYFVEAPSTMNELLLAQHLLATTDDKRMRRWVILQLLGTYYHNFVTHLLEGEYQRRVYALAEEGQALTATTLTEIKTNVLSTFWGDSVEIDEGAGLTWMRQPHYYMGLYSYTYSAGLTTATAIAQMIKEEGQPAIDRWLDVLRAGGTMKPLELMKHAGVDMSKSDAIRKAVSYVGSLIDELEHSYQE